Proteins encoded by one window of Aspergillus puulaauensis MK2 DNA, chromosome 4, nearly complete sequence:
- a CDS encoding uncharacterized protein (COG:S;~EggNog:ENOG410PQB2), with amino-acid sequence MANRQHGLSRTLPKDFTYPSAGEPRTPERASVHLDAPPPPPRHSGSRLRPSRVRSGTDLFAQVSRDFSVSDPAAPDMPLPSIEFPPTRDASAVQCEPAMSPKNDHLLAPPRPRVALKTPPAQIRPDPVEVESTSSWSAWNPRAFGEEIQRPSSACSNASDSSVSSIETFGSRQSVGGSCTSTESDAYDPFFHIELTPKQTADTSPLTANLSSKRQNLTKTKERWTLDMDNHLWNTYQLYIQDPTITPFKMTPGSIPPLGVTHRVSRQAKRTWERKGTRLDKQFTSANTAPRSGGSTPTGREHTSKPSWPKSEASTRRRLKFLCKRKFSIAPHYQRMMQSRSPTPFLDLFSRPSDAPPRVDDPVNTSAVYATRDLGVSLVSSSVPSPLAELATQDPLPSSSTELPRPQVLNTPRSELSGPLPTKSSSFDGSGVVPRLGSPFSYHTWGPNNIKKRHQRHTPRARRETIHVAGARLRSPPRMDPLPNLANNHSSSSNAAPESPTDEETRRNLEELFRQGKLNDVGHRRVRIRNRGATTSSAVTPKGLDQLFSPPSSSSRNEETPSTEKPMPNQILNLSGEHIKRLGSPFKMEGFRRTAPPGRISRHAPSLSDPFASGAIPRFRSLAQHAPSKSQTAVTTGPPYDPTEEGISDAERIRRQILNMPYTRR; translated from the coding sequence ATGGCCAACCGCCAGCACGGTCTGTCGCGTACCTTGCCGAAGGATTTTACGTATCCTTCCGCCGGAGAACCTAGAACTCCAGAGCGCGCTTCGGTGCATCTAGATGcgccgcctccaccgccCCGGCATTCTGGCTCGCGCCTTCGCCCATCCCGCGTCCGGTCAGGGACCGACCTCTTTGCTCAAGTCAGCCGCGACTTCAGCGTCTCTGACCCTGCCGCCCCGGACATGCCTCTACCTTCTATCGAATTCCCTCCCACTCGTGATGCGTCCGCGGTCCAATGTGAGCCAGCGATGTCCCCGAAAAATGATCATCTTCTCGCACCGCCTCGCCCTCGAGTGGCCCTAAAGACCCCGCCGGCTCAGATCCGCCCAGACCCTGTCGAAGTGGAGTCCACCAGCTCTTGGTCCGCCTGGAATCCACGAGCCTTTGGAGAAGAGATCCAACGCCCGAGTTCGGCCTGCTCGAATGCGTCCGACTCTTCCGTTTCCTCAATTGAAACATTTGGCTCACGTCAATCGGTTGGCGGAAGCTGCACGAGTACTGAAAGCGATGCCTATGATCCTTTCTTCCATATTGAACTTACCCCGAAGCAAACCGCAGACACTTCACCGCTAACCGCAAATCTCTCGAGCAAACGCCAAAATCTTACAAAAACCAAAGAACGGTGGACTTTGGATATGGACAACCACCTGTGGAATACCTACCAACTTTACATCCAAGACCCTACTATCACACCCTTCAAAATGACGCCTGGTAGCATTCCGCCTCTCGGCGTCACGCATAGAGTGTCACGACAAGCAAAACGAACctgggaaaggaaaggaactCGGCTTGACAAACAGTTCACCTCCGCTAACACTGCACCTCGGAGTGGTGGCTCAACTCCAACTGGAAGGGAACATACGTCAAAGCCTTCTTGGCCCAAATCAGAAGCCTCAACTCGACGAAGGCTGAAGTTCCTGTGTAAGAGGAAATTTTCCATCGCTCCTCACTACCAAAGGATGATGCAGTCTCGGAGCCCAACACCGTTCCTGGACCTCTTCTCGCGGCCCTCTGACGCACCGCCTCGAGTTGACGACCCCGTCAATACATCTGCTGTCTACGCGACCCGTGATTTGGGCGTATCTCTCGTATCCAGTTCGGTTCCAAGCCCATTAGCCGAACTAGCTACTCAAGATCCATTACCGAGCTCAAGCACCGAATTGCCTCGCCCACAAGTTCTTAATACTCCACGGAGTGAATTAAGCGGCCCACTGCCAACGAAATCATCCAGTTTCGACGGAAGCGGAGTGGTACCCCGACTCGGTTCGCCGTTCTCGTACCATACTTGGGGTCCGAACAACATAAAAAAGAGACATCAGCGACACACTCCCCGAGCTCGACGCGAAACCATCCATGTGGCAGGTGCACGCCTGCGATCTCCCCCGCGCATGGATCCCCTTCCAAATCTGGCCAACAACCACAGTTCGAGCTCCAATGCGGCCCCTGAATCACCGACTGACGAAGAGACTCGGCGCAATCTGGAGGAGCTTTTCCGCCAAGGAAAGTTGAACGATGTTGGCCACCGCCGTGTACGGATTCGAAATCGTGGGGCTACCACAAGCTCAGCGGTGACGCCCAAAGGTCTCGACCAGCTGTTCTCCccaccttcatcttcgtctcgTAATGAAGAGACGCCTTCAACGGAGAAGCCTATGCCCAATCAGATCTTGAACTTGAGCGGTGAACATATTAAGAGACTAGGCTCTCCTTTCAAAATGGAAGGATTTAGGCGTACTGCACCGCCGGGCAGAATTTCAAGACACGCGCCGTCTCTCTCCGATCCGTTCGCCAGCGGTGCAATTCCTCGGTTTCGGTCATTAGCACAACACGCGCCCTCTAAAAGTCAAACTGCCGTGACGACCGGACCGCCGTATGACCCGACGGAGGAAGGAATTTCGGATGCCGAGCGTATCCGGAGACAAATCTTGAATATGCCTTACACGAGGCGTTAG
- a CDS encoding uncharacterized protein (TransMembrane:1 (o31-50i)), translating to MVQPDVSIDFDGSTASDKPRLTLFSSKGLRFPSPTVPFPSWMACLFGNWLRPKALSRRRPPASRHVLQGELAMTALGWLNLGTVSLISRPQQNAASQHARISVA from the coding sequence ATGGTACAACCAGATGTCAGCATTGACTTCGACGGGAGCACTGCTTCAGATAAGCCAAGGCTGACCTTGTTCTCATCAAAAGGCCTACGGTTTCCGTCACCGACAGTGCCATTTCCAAGTTGGATGGCCTGTTTGTTTGGTAACTGGTTGAGGCCCAAGGCTCTGTCGCGTCGACGCCCTCCGGCAAGTCGGCATGTCCTGCAAGGAGAGCTGGCCATGACCGCATTGGGGTGGCTAAACCTTGGAACCGTCAGCCTGATCTCCAGGCCGCAGCAAAACGCTGCCTCCCAACATGCAAGGATTTCCGTTGCATAG
- a CDS encoding uncharacterized protein (TransMembrane:1 (o36-58i)), whose product MARANNIGRAKKAGNNRKPGPNTKSPKSNAWPPSKFFKLFLVIYCLLFLVIAIHKFYFSKAARATAPIPQI is encoded by the coding sequence ATGGCGCGCGCCAACAACATCGGCCGAGCAAAGAAGGCTGGAAACAACCGAAAGCCAGGCCCCAACACGAAGTCACCAAAAAGCAACGCCTGGCCGCCTTCGAAGTTCTTTAAACTATTCCTTGTTATATACtgccttctcttcctggTCATCGCTATACACAAGTTCTACTTTTCTAAGGCTGCCCGGGCCACCGCTCCGATACCCCAAATTTAA
- a CDS encoding uncharacterized protein (InterPro:IPR024079;~go_function: GO:0008237 - metallopeptidase activity [Evidence IEA]), with translation MYLNAKHFFFFAVLFPLFPLFTYFLSSALPTLTVLSTREPSPTNVQWICLKFENCSAIRETVIRQAFTKAISMANVSQHIDFDSDPAAIDFFGPSSLNHEYQDQIRSIFAHIATFRIGCNPGVRADIECVDCSSNRSETIAYVKNIQHPGPYPDGNRLSKTSPIFKFCERFFRDYMSPEARLEEVLGIDDWKPDLRSYTNQASLVLHEIMHANALVSAQNGNRHISDIEIKVYNGSGNEEYSGVYGAALCKTLARTAPERPNAKTALVRDGITSNADNYAQFALAKWVQTKLNGRYPHLPTDSTVAVDGSWRIISHSLKTKTPPLHGSAASDNIDKQHDGSCADKELISFTVPDYLPKCLNTIAVAEYAADAAQWEANTTREDF, from the exons ATGTATCTTAATGCTAAAcattttttcttcttcgctgtcctcttccctctcttccctctctttACCTACTTCCTCAGCTCCGCGCTGCCTACACTGACTGTGCTTTCCACAAGGGAGCCCAGCCCAACAAACGTCCAGTGGATATGCCTGAAATTTGAGAACTGCAGCGCCATACGGGAGACAGTTATCCGGCAGGCCTTTACCAAAGCTATCTCGATGGCGAATGTATCACAACACATCGATTTCGACTCAGACCCAGCCGCGATAGACTTCTTCGGCCCTAGCTCGCTAAACCACGAGTATCAAGACCAAATTAGATCTATCTTTGCCCATATTGCGACTTTCCGGATAGGCTGCAACCCGGGAGTGCGAGCAGATATTGAATGTGTCGACTGTTCCAGCAATCGCAGCGAAACAATCGCCTATGTTAAGAACATTCAGCATCCCGGGCCGTATCCCGACGGAAACCGTTTATCAAAGACATCTCCGATATTCAAGTTCTGCGAGCGGTTTTTCCGCGATTACATGAGTCCTGAGGccaggctggaggaggtACTTGGTATAGATGACTGGAAACCTGACCTCCGCAGCTATACGAATCAAG CCAGCCTTGTTCTACACGAGATTATGCATGCGAACGCCCTCGTTTCTGCGCAAAATGGAAACCGCCATATTTCTGATATTGAAATCAAGGTATATAACGGTTCTGGGAATGAGGAGTATTCGGGAGTGTATGGAGCAGCACTGTGCAAAACCCTTGCGCGAACTGCTCCCGAACGTCCGAATGCTAAGACGGCTCTTGTTAGGGACGGTATTACCTCAAATG CGGACAACTATGCACAATTCGCGCTCGCAAAGTGGGTACAGACGAAGCTCAATGGCCG ATATCCGCACCTGCCAACTGACTCCACGGTGGCCGTTGATGGTTCCTGGCGCATTATATCCCACAGTCTCAAGACGAAAACCCCGCCACTCCATGGATCTGCTGCTAGTGACAATATTGACAAACAACATGATGGGAGCTGCGCTGACAAGGAGCTTATTTCTTTTACTGTCCCTGACTATCTGCCCAAATGTCTGAACACAATCGCTGTTGCAGAGTACGCGGCCGACGCCGCTCAGTGGGAAGCAAATACTACGCGCGAGGATTTTTAA
- a CDS encoding uncharacterized protein (COG:S;~EggNog:ENOG410PZ8B) → MLNWTAQDDEIDRRGRHPDLHWCLDNPVTRLEQWPKELRDLAPKRFDPITGTTYCYPSSGGVWESQLHPLTLEKLDVDRFNPAVSDWHTGREDGWCDQLRIYGGNWYGCNLELPWEERRLGCPSLASLSVDLPIRRLVVTETDTTNVYILLPNQSTGEFPEGAAAAMKNTVTEKEQIEVMKAFGAVWCTNKDSCPPLEDIKWPPVKWAAKYWSLKIPDGWEPAPKETDNMHLLPLWKAIEDEEYDEE, encoded by the coding sequence ATGCTAAATTGGACTGCACAAGACGACGAGATAGATCGGCGAGGTCGGCATCCAGACCTGCACTGGTGTCTAGATAACCCGGTCACCCGGCTTGAACAGTGGCCAAAAGAACTGCGAGATCTTGCACCCAAACGCTTCGACCCCATAACGGGGACAACTTACTGCTATCCATCATCAGGCGGGGTGTGGGAATCCCAACTACACCCTCTAACCCTCGAAaagcttgatgttgatcGATTTAACCCGGCCGTGTCAGACTGGCACACGGGCCGCGAGGACGGGTGGTGTGACCAACTGCGAATCTATGGCGGAAACTGGTACGGATGCAATCTCGAGCTGCCCTGGGAAGAGCGGCGGCTGGGTTGTCCGTCACTAGCCAGCCTTTCAGTGGACCTACCGATTCGTCGCCTGGTGGTTACCGAGACAGATACGACGAACGTGTATATTCTGTTACCGAACCAGAGTACCGGCGAGTTCCCGGAGGGAGCAGCCGCCGCTATGAAGAACACAGTGACCGAGAAGGAACAGATTGAGGTGATGAAGGCGTTTGGGGCAGTTTGGTGTACCAATAAAGATAGCTGTCCTCCtcttgaggatatcaaatGGCCACCAGTCAAGTGGGCAGCGAAGTACTGGTCCCTCAAGATCCCCGATGGCTGGGAGCCTGCACCTAAAGAGACAGACAATATGCATCTGCTTCCGCTCTGGAAAGCcatcgaagacgaagaataCGACGAAGAATAG
- a CDS encoding SGNH/GDSL hydrolase family protein (CAZy:CE3;~COG:S;~EggNog:ENOG410PPH7;~InterPro:IPR013830,IPR036514;~PFAM:PF00657,PF13472) has protein sequence MQPGNSSALRLFVFQGRLSSSLYNLAERTGPRCLPLLTPRVAKHGFSSSQTRYSKQGNSPRIPLRLMPLGGSITYGIGSSTGNGYREKLNDILAARGHQTTIVGSRKSGTMANNDNEGWRGYRIDQIHEKAVKSAARYLPNLFTVNAGANDCLQDYEIQTVGVRLEALVEELWEIASPGATVVLSTLVVAVEDGMNSRVLRVNEQIRDLVERKVADGKRIVLADLYSPRGPQVGDLVDDGIHPSDEGYVKIAEIWADSIGQAARTGMLQHPLAGRNRRN, from the exons ATGCAGCCTGGGAATTCTTCAGCCCTGCGACTGTTTGTTTTTCAGGGCCGgctatcctcatccttgtaCAACTTGGCCGAACGGACAGGGCCACGATGTCTGCCCCTGTTGACTCCACGAGTGGCCAAACATGGCTTTAGCAGCTCTCAAACAA GATACTCCAAACAAGGAAACAGCCCCAGAATCCCACTGCGCCTGATGCCCCTAGGAGGCTCAATAACGTACGGCATCGGCTCGTCCACCGGAAACGGCTATAGGGAGAAACTAAACGACATACTCGCCGCCCGAGGTCATCAAACAACGATAGTCGGGTCCCGCAAGTCCGGCACAATGGCTAACAACGACAACGAGGGGTGGCGTGGGTACAGAATCGACCAGATCCACGAGAAGGCAGTAAAGTCGGCTGCGCGGTACTTGCCGAACTTGTTTACGGTGAATGCTGGCGCGAATGATTGTCTGCAGGATTATGAGATCCAGACTGTGGGTGTGAGACTTGAGGCATTGGTTGAGGAGCTTTGGGAGATTGCGTCGCCTGGTGCGACGGTTGTGCTTTCGACGTTGGTTGTGGCTGTTGAGGACGGGATGAATTCGCGAGTTTTGAGGGTGAATGAGCAGATCAGGGATttggtggagaggaaggtggcTGATGGTAAGAGGATAGTCCTTGCTGATCTGTATAGTCCTAGAGGGCCTCAGGTTGGGGATttggttgatgatgggaTACATCCTAGCGATGAGGGATATGTCAAGATTGCAGAGATTTGGGCAGATAGTATTGGGCAAGCTGCACGAACTGGTATGCTCCAACATCCACTGGCTGGGCGCAATCGCAGGAACTAG
- a CDS encoding HNH endonuclease signature motif containing protein (COG:S;~EggNog:ENOG410PQF3;~InterPro:IPR003615;~PFAM:PF13391), which produces MSYPGSLSLAASSDAFQTFAQAKYTLDRKLADYQPSGHEDDTAEFLRIFFKYLPLDGQVNLAEDVDRCPDSEILRQLAKSLDDGLLRPMLAHGGITPAITPSPRFGIDDSIDNLVSEDASSITRAAQSRLRKNCLARDGQRCVVSNIWNKSYKERPTGSIDAPLEAVHIIPFALDKLQEDNDDERFRHAAIWVNIYRYFPSLRSQTNFFSEDINKEMNVMMMWSPLHQEFGEFYFVFEATETLHRYRIKTFPRLSSVLLRHLPPDRLVTFTNHDERYSLPDPIILQIHSAIGNILHLTGRGEKIELLKRDLRDADGLASNGSTPIGDLLSVSSLSLLLCSANNQPDSKKPKKKQPHVPGMMFSTGNKRSRGFSLSLISRKPGSMASKDKELTRSTKR; this is translated from the coding sequence ATGTCATACCCAGGGAGCTTAAGCCTAGCAGCCTCTTCGGACGCCTTTCAAACCTTTGCTCAAGCTAAATACACTTTGGACCGGAAACTTGCAGATTATCAACCGAGTGGGCATGAGGATGATACCGCAGAATTTTTGCGGATCTTTTTCAAGTACCTGCCACTGGATGGACAGGTTAACCTGGCAGAGGACGTAGACAGATGTCCTGACAGTGAAATACTTCGGCAGCTGGCTAAAAGCCTTGATGACGGCCTGCTACGACCTATGCTAGCCCATGGCGGAATTACCCCCGCCATAACTCCATCTCCACGCTTTGGAATCGATGATTCTATTGACAACCTGGTCTCCGAGGATGCCAGCTCCATCACTAGAGCCGCTCAGAGCCGACTGCGCAAAAATTGTCTTGCAAGAGATGGGCAGAGATGCGTTGTGTCCAACATTTGGAACAAAAGTTACAAGGAACGTCCGACTGGCTCGATCGATGCTCCTTTGGAAGCGGTCCACATTATTCCATTTGCCTTGGATAAACTTCAAGAGGACAATGATGATGAGCGATTCAGACATGCAGCGATTTGGGTTAATATCTACCGATACTTTCCTAGCCTTCGCTCCCAGACAAACTTTTTTTCGGAAGATATCAACAAAGAGATGAAcgtgatgatgatgtggTCCCCACTCCATCAAGAGTTTGGGGAGTTCTATTTTGTCTTTGAGGCTACTGAAACTTTGCACCGATACCGCATTAAAACATTCCCAAGGCTGTCCAGCGTGCTCCTAAGGCATCTACCTCCCGATAGACTTGTCACTTTCACAAATCATGATGAGAGATATTCCCTTCCAGACCCAATTATTCTTCAGATTCATTCAGCAATTGGCAACATCCTGCATTTGACTGGGCGCGGGGAGAAGATAGAGCTGTTAAAGCGAGATCTCCGGGATGCAGATGGGCTTGCCAGCAATGGGAGTACTCCAATAGGAGATCTTCTCTCAGTGAGCAGTCTATCATTACTGTTGTGCTCTGCCAACAACCAACCAGATTCtaagaagcccaagaagaagcagcctCACGTTCCAGGTATGATGTTCAGCACTGGAAACAAAAGATCGAGGGGATTCAGCTTGAGTTTAATTTCCCGCAAACCTGGCTCGATGGCCAGCAAGGACAAGGAATTGACCAGATCCACAAAAAGATGA
- a CDS encoding putative pyroglutamyl peptidase type I (COG:S;~EggNog:ENOG410PPM8;~InterPro:IPR000816,IPR036440,IPR016125;~MEROPS:MER0011032;~go_component: GO:0005829 - cytosol [Evidence IEA];~go_function: GO:0016920 - pyroglutamyl-peptidase activity [Evidence IEA];~go_process: GO:0006508 - proteolysis [Evidence IEA]) → MGDSGSGVHLSSTPLPRDLPSSPADPEEISVLVTGFGPFKSNLVNASHLIATSLPSSLPLAKAAPDGFPAARRIAIHVHPAPIPVAYSAVRTAIPTVMEDYVKRHGRNPDIIIHMGIAATRNYYSIESRAHRDAYNMPDNLGRAGYQDGEKPWRERNLPPVLKAERSDPTTEPVVKLDLTSSRTNLNPHPPDNEFLKTWQTLAPASADIRISEDAGRYLCEFIFYTSLSLALQEGRDRNVAFFHVPSSCRDEDIETGREVAIALIKALVDSWIDEKV, encoded by the exons ATGGGTGACTCGGGTTCAGGTGTGCATCTGTCCAGCACACCGCTACCAAGGGATCTTCCCTCGTCTCCTGCAGACCCCGAGGAGATCTCGGTGCTTGTGACGGGCTTCGGT CCATTCAAGTCGAATCTAGTTAATGCGTCGCATTTGATTGCGACGTCCCTTCCTTCATCATTACCTTTAGCCAAAGCTGCACCCGACGGCTTTCCTGCAGCTCGCCGAATCGCAATCCATGTTCACCCCGCTCCAATCCCTGTCGCATACTCCGCAGTTCGAACGGCAATACCAACTGTAATGGAAGACTATGTCAAAAGACACGGCCGGAATCCCGATATCATAATCCATATGGGAATCGCGGCAACAAGGAATTACTACTCGATAGAGTCGAGGGCGCATCGCGACGCATACAACATGCCCGATAACCTCGGACGGGCAGGATACCAGGACGGTGAGAAGCCATGGAGGGAACGGAACCTCCCTCCCGTCCTGAAAGCAGAGCGCAGTGATCCTACGACTGAGCCGGTGGTGAAATTAGATCTCACGTCCTCGCGGACAAATCTAAACCCTCACCCGCCAGACAATGAATTCTTGAAAACATGGCAGACGCTTGCGCCGGCAAGCGCAGACATTCGGATATCAGAGGATGCTGGTCGGTATCTCTGTGAATTTATATTTTACACGAGCTTGTCACTGGCCCTCCAAGAGGGCCGAGACAGGAACGTTGCCTTCTTCCATGTTCCATCATCGTGCCGtgatgaggatattgaaACCGGAAGAGAGGTTGCAATTGCACTCATCAAGGCCCTTGTTGATAGCTGGATCGACGAGAAGGTATAG